One window of Dyadobacter sandarakinus genomic DNA carries:
- a CDS encoding MATE family efflux transporter, with product MKSEASQTLKLAFPIIIGELAQMALHLIDSAMVGAISYKQLAAAALVINAMNIPFVIGIGMTISVSQMVSLANGRQDERQVSHYFYNGFLLCTLTAVIISLILVFGKNILYHLGQDPEVVTLAIPFMQLMGLSIIPMLLFMTLKQFADGLEYTRTAMILSLSGMPVNILLNWLLIYGNWGFPRLELAGAGWATLITRSLIFIALGIIILKHHTFRKYIAVRKEEWYLKGQTWRELLHIGVPSSLQIGMEAGAFAVSGIIIGTLGAVSQAAHQIALSCASFTFMVSMGLAQAGSIRVSNAFGRDDWFKITAIGKSTMITALIYGTFCAISFALFRQVLPKAFNDNTQVVELAALLLLFAAVFQISDSTQAIGAGLLRGIKDVKTPTVLIGIAYWVIAIPLGYVLAFPFGMGAAGMWLGLIMGLTVASVFLITRFFKMTKRNNLTVSEKLNVYR from the coding sequence ATGAAATCAGAAGCATCACAAACTTTAAAACTCGCATTCCCCATTATCATCGGTGAGCTCGCCCAGATGGCCCTTCACCTGATCGACAGCGCCATGGTTGGCGCGATCAGCTACAAACAACTGGCGGCCGCAGCCCTGGTGATCAATGCCATGAATATTCCTTTTGTGATCGGCATCGGCATGACGATCTCGGTTTCCCAAATGGTGTCACTGGCCAACGGCCGGCAGGACGAGCGGCAGGTGTCCCATTACTTTTATAATGGCTTTCTGCTTTGTACCCTCACGGCGGTGATCATCTCGCTTATTTTGGTATTTGGTAAAAACATCCTGTACCACCTCGGTCAGGACCCCGAGGTAGTTACCCTGGCCATCCCTTTCATGCAGCTGATGGGGCTTTCGATCATCCCTATGCTTCTTTTCATGACCTTGAAACAGTTTGCAGATGGTCTCGAATATACCCGTACTGCCATGATCCTGTCACTTTCCGGCATGCCCGTGAACATCCTGCTCAACTGGCTGCTCATCTACGGAAACTGGGGCTTCCCTCGGCTCGAACTCGCAGGTGCAGGCTGGGCGACGCTCATTACCCGCTCCCTGATTTTCATAGCGCTGGGTATCATCATCCTCAAACATCACACGTTCCGGAAATACATTGCCGTGCGTAAAGAAGAATGGTACCTCAAAGGCCAGACCTGGCGTGAGCTCCTGCACATCGGCGTACCCAGCAGCCTGCAGATCGGCATGGAGGCCGGCGCATTTGCAGTATCGGGCATCATTATCGGTACGCTTGGCGCGGTGTCGCAGGCTGCGCACCAGATCGCCCTCAGCTGCGCGTCGTTCACCTTCATGGTTTCGATGGGACTGGCACAGGCGGGCTCCATCCGTGTGAGTAATGCATTCGGCCGCGATGACTGGTTCAAAATTACAGCCATCGGGAAAAGTACGATGATCACCGCATTGATTTACGGCACTTTCTGCGCCATTTCCTTTGCATTGTTCAGACAGGTACTCCCCAAGGCATTCAACGACAACACGCAGGTTGTGGAGCTGGCGGCATTGCTGCTCCTTTTTGCGGCTGTGTTCCAGATTTCGGATAGTACCCAGGCGATCGGGGCCGGGTTGCTGAGGGGGATCAAGGATGTCAAAACCCCTACCGTGCTCATTGGCATTGCCTACTGGGTGATTGCCATTCCACTTGGTTATGTACTCGCATTTCCGTTCGGGATGGGTGCTGCCGGCATGTGGCTCGGGCTGATTATGGGGCTTACCGTGGCCTCTGTGTTCCTGATCACGCGATTTTTCAAGATGACAAAAAGAAACAATTTGACGGTCTCTGAAAAACTAAACGTATACCGGTAG
- a CDS encoding NADP-dependent glyceraldehyde-3-phosphate dehydrogenase → MDFNATLNSIFVEEKDIPDEYRLPTQIHQREYLSNGVMKTWDGPVHEVFSPVCVRTPDGLQRVLIGSYPVCTAAEAGESLDAAVAAYNNGRGEWPTMSVAERIQRVEKFTGMMIEEKEVIVKLIMWEIGKSYADSAKEFDRTVEYIYATIDSLKNLDRDSSRFEIVEGIAAQVRRSPLGVVLCMGPFNYPLNETFTTLIPALIMGNTILFKPPKFGTLLHYPLQAAFRDCFPAGVVNVIYGRGNAIVPGLMQSGKINVLTLIGSSKVANELKKSHPKVNRLRAVLGLDAKNAAIVTPHADLSLAVKEIITGSLSFNGQRCTALKIVWVHRSIADDFLKLLNEGIAALKFGMPWEKGVALTPLPETNKIDYLNECIADARGFGADVVNVNGGMSEGSFFYPAVVYPVSKQMKLYDEEQFGPIVPVVPFDDLEETIEYLIESTHGQQVSIFSNNAEEVASLIDPLVNQVSRVNINSQCQRGPDVFPFTGRKDSAEGTLSVPDAIRAFSIRSLVAFKMNDANKQLINEIVHDDTSNFLSTKFIF, encoded by the coding sequence ATGGACTTTAACGCCACGTTAAACAGCATTTTTGTTGAAGAAAAAGACATTCCCGACGAGTACCGGCTTCCCACACAAATCCACCAGCGCGAGTACCTCAGCAATGGCGTGATGAAAACATGGGACGGGCCGGTGCACGAGGTATTTTCACCGGTTTGTGTGCGTACGCCCGACGGTCTGCAGCGCGTGCTGATCGGCAGCTATCCCGTATGTACTGCAGCCGAAGCCGGCGAGTCGCTGGATGCGGCCGTTGCCGCGTATAACAATGGCCGTGGCGAGTGGCCGACGATGAGCGTGGCTGAGCGCATTCAGCGGGTAGAAAAATTTACCGGCATGATGATCGAGGAAAAAGAGGTCATTGTGAAGCTGATCATGTGGGAAATCGGGAAGTCGTATGCAGATTCTGCTAAGGAATTTGACCGAACCGTAGAGTACATCTATGCTACCATCGACTCCCTCAAAAACCTTGACCGCGATTCGTCCCGGTTCGAGATCGTGGAAGGGATTGCAGCCCAGGTACGCCGGTCACCCCTGGGCGTGGTACTTTGCATGGGCCCTTTCAACTACCCGCTCAATGAAACATTTACGACACTCATCCCGGCATTGATCATGGGTAATACCATTTTGTTCAAACCGCCGAAATTTGGCACGCTGTTGCACTATCCCCTTCAGGCTGCCTTCCGCGACTGCTTTCCTGCGGGTGTTGTCAATGTGATCTACGGTCGCGGAAACGCGATTGTTCCCGGCCTCATGCAATCGGGCAAAATCAACGTACTGACGCTTATCGGGTCCAGCAAGGTAGCCAACGAGCTCAAAAAGTCCCATCCCAAGGTCAACCGCCTGCGGGCCGTACTTGGCCTGGATGCAAAAAATGCCGCCATCGTCACGCCGCATGCAGACCTGTCGCTGGCAGTAAAGGAAATCATCACGGGTTCCCTCTCCTTCAACGGTCAGCGTTGTACTGCGCTGAAAATCGTTTGGGTACACCGGAGCATTGCGGATGATTTTCTTAAACTTCTGAACGAAGGCATTGCAGCATTGAAGTTTGGTATGCCCTGGGAAAAAGGTGTTGCCCTCACGCCCCTGCCTGAAACCAACAAGATCGACTACCTGAACGAATGCATTGCCGATGCCCGCGGCTTTGGCGCAGACGTTGTGAATGTTAACGGGGGTATGTCCGAGGGATCGTTCTTTTATCCGGCGGTTGTCTATCCCGTCAGTAAACAGATGAAGCTGTATGATGAGGAGCAGTTCGGGCCCATCGTGCCGGTAGTACCCTTTGACGACCTGGAAGAAACGATTGAGTACCTGATTGAGTCGACCCACGGGCAGCAGGTAAGTATTTTCAGTAATAATGCGGAAGAAGTCGCATCGCTCATTGACCCACTGGTAAACCAGGTAAGCCGCGTTAATATCAACAGCCAGTGCCAGCGCGGACCCGATGTCTTTCCGTTTACGGGCCGGAAGGACAGCGCCGAAGGAACACTTTCCGTACCGGATGCGATCCGGGCTTTCTCAATCCGCTCGCTGGTTGCATTCAAAATGAACGATGCCAACAAACAGCTGATCAACGAGATCGTCCATGACGATACGTCCAATTTCCTGAGTACGAAATTTATATTCTGA
- a CDS encoding HAD family hydrolase has product MAIKVIAFDADDTLWVNEPYFQETERRFCELLEDYLPHHSVSQELFRTEMQNLPLYGYGVKAFMLCMVETALKVTEHTLNVTVIEKALELGKEMLAKPIELLDGVEDVLASLKGRYRLVVATKGDLLDQERKLKKSGLEHFFHHIEIMSDKRESDYLKLIRHLDIAPDEFIMIGNSLKSDVLPVLAIGGHAVHVPYHITWEHEKVDHHVEHDRFRSIARINEILSHL; this is encoded by the coding sequence ATGGCAATTAAAGTAATTGCTTTCGATGCGGACGATACGCTGTGGGTCAATGAGCCCTATTTCCAGGAAACCGAGCGGAGGTTTTGCGAGCTCCTGGAAGACTACCTTCCGCACCATTCCGTGTCGCAGGAGCTTTTCCGGACCGAAATGCAGAATCTGCCCCTCTATGGCTATGGAGTAAAGGCTTTTATGCTGTGTATGGTAGAGACCGCGCTGAAAGTGACGGAGCATACCCTGAATGTGACGGTGATTGAAAAGGCGCTGGAACTTGGAAAAGAAATGCTCGCCAAGCCGATTGAGCTGCTCGACGGTGTTGAAGATGTACTTGCGTCACTCAAAGGCAGGTACCGCCTTGTGGTTGCGACGAAAGGTGATTTGCTCGATCAGGAGCGAAAACTGAAAAAGTCCGGCCTGGAACATTTTTTCCATCATATCGAAATCATGTCAGATAAAAGGGAGTCGGACTACCTGAAACTGATCCGTCACCTGGATATAGCGCCTGACGAGTTTATTATGATCGGGAATTCACTCAAATCGGATGTTTTGCCCGTACTCGCAATAGGCGGTCACGCGGTGCATGTGCCTTATCACATTACCTGGGAGCATGAGAAAGTGGATCATCATGTGGAGCATGACCGGTTCAGGAGTATCGCGAGGATTAATGAGATACTTTCCCACCTGTAG
- a CDS encoding PAS domain-containing sensor histidine kinase, translating to MDNESGRIVQLKQSEAFLQSILNTTSNYIASYEAIRTGSGVIEDFRITYTNLDVILRGMPCVENLIGRTCRETNPEIFENGIFQRLVQCVETKQADSFRVSNIRNGQEYWYEATVEKLNDGVTVTSRDVTGAIETERKLQELNRRLKIQNSLFNHSEENAHIGSFAWNLDTNELECSDNLFRLVGHEPGDFTASFERFLSFVHPDDRHQAIRDGFRAYESKGFTKNTFRVITKTGTIRFIRLSGNFIREDAHHIMIGALQDVTNDVQLNEALNRKNKELKTNNEELASFSYVASHDLQEPLRKIRAFSSRILEKEQHQFSNLTRDYFSRIISAATRMQNLIEALLNYSRTNTSAMDFKMTDLNQVLEDVKSMLEGQIEEKKAIIEIDSLPEIPVIPVQFAQLMQNLISNSLKYSKAGEPPFIRVHWDEVEEPGQVRYHRISVEDNGIGFEQHYEDRIFELFQRLHGRGEYEGTGLGLAICKKIAANHEGFIRARGVPGAGATFSVYLPFKNQPV from the coding sequence ATGGACAATGAAAGTGGCAGGATTGTGCAGCTGAAACAGTCGGAAGCGTTCCTGCAATCCATCCTGAATACAACCAGCAACTACATCGCATCCTACGAGGCCATCCGGACGGGCAGCGGAGTGATCGAGGACTTCCGCATTACTTATACAAACCTCGACGTGATCCTCCGGGGAATGCCCTGTGTTGAAAACCTGATCGGCAGGACGTGTCGGGAAACGAATCCCGAAATTTTTGAAAACGGAATTTTCCAGCGGCTGGTACAATGCGTGGAAACGAAGCAGGCGGATTCATTCAGGGTCAGCAACATTCGCAACGGACAGGAGTACTGGTACGAAGCCACAGTAGAAAAGCTGAACGATGGTGTCACGGTCACCTCGCGTGATGTAACAGGCGCAATCGAAACGGAACGTAAACTTCAGGAATTGAACAGACGCCTGAAAATTCAGAATTCACTTTTCAACCACTCCGAAGAGAATGCGCACATAGGCAGCTTTGCCTGGAACCTCGATACCAACGAGCTCGAATGCTCCGATAATCTTTTCAGGCTCGTGGGACATGAGCCGGGAGATTTTACGGCGTCCTTCGAACGGTTTTTGTCATTTGTCCACCCCGACGACAGGCACCAGGCGATTCGGGACGGGTTCAGGGCGTATGAGTCCAAGGGATTTACCAAGAATACATTCAGGGTTATTACCAAAACCGGCACCATCCGGTTTATCAGGCTGAGCGGAAATTTTATCCGGGAAGATGCCCACCATATCATGATTGGTGCGCTGCAGGATGTGACCAACGATGTGCAACTGAACGAGGCACTCAACCGGAAAAACAAGGAATTAAAGACCAATAATGAGGAACTTGCGTCTTTCAGCTATGTGGCTTCCCACGACTTGCAGGAACCATTGCGGAAGATACGCGCATTCAGCAGCCGCATCCTGGAAAAGGAGCAGCATCAGTTTTCGAACCTTACCCGCGATTACTTCTCGCGCATTATTTCAGCGGCCACACGCATGCAGAACCTGATCGAAGCATTGCTGAACTATTCCCGGACCAACACCTCGGCCATGGACTTTAAGATGACCGATCTGAACCAGGTACTGGAAGATGTAAAGAGTATGCTGGAAGGTCAGATTGAAGAAAAGAAGGCCATAATTGAAATTGATTCGCTACCCGAAATCCCGGTCATTCCGGTGCAGTTTGCCCAGCTGATGCAGAATCTGATCAGCAACAGTTTGAAATACAGCAAGGCCGGCGAGCCGCCTTTCATCCGTGTGCACTGGGACGAAGTGGAGGAGCCCGGTCAGGTCCGGTACCACAGGATTTCGGTGGAAGACAATGGGATCGGGTTTGAGCAGCATTATGAAGACCGCATTTTTGAGCTTTTTCAAAGGCTGCACGGGCGGGGTGAGTATGAGGGAACCGGGCTTGGGCTGGCCATTTGCAAGAAAATTGCGGCCAACCACGAAGGTTTTATCCGGGCAAGGGGAGTACCGGGTGCGGGCGCTACTTTCAGTGTATATTTACCTTTTAAAAATCAACCTGTTTAA
- a CDS encoding PAS domain-containing hybrid sensor histidine kinase/response regulator gives MKSKFTYEALEMVINGIHAGVWDWDFVTDKQVWSDQFYQLLQYEPEDIVPGYQSFLKNLVHPSDIAAVEASIANTLATQEPYQAKVRLKTKHAGYRYFFCTGTPKFEGGKPSHLVGAIIDIHERIALEEKLIKNENLLKEAGSLAKVGAWELDVQTKEVTWSSEIYDIHELDESTEPDLLNALSYYKPWSRPIMEEAIQQAFEEGKPWDLKLWMETAKGRDKWVRTIGKVTFELGKPVKLYGVLQDLTESKTAEEKLSVIFQYSTDAQLLLDETGIIDCNQAAVKMLRCKDKIEILSSHPARFSPEYQPDGRRSVEKAIEMDRIAYADGYNRFEWIHKRSGGEEFPVEVTLNPVHVNNKRVLLVVWHDISDRKAAEAQIRRSEAMLAESQELTHSGSWESDLVTGENHWSNETFRIFGLQPRRTGPDTAEFSNMIHPDDRETYQLHIRNAITQQIPANFDLRIVLPDGQVKFIHAIGKPITDASGRVVKLYGAIMDINEQKKAEQELIKAKEQAEMAAVAKSQFLSTMSHEIRTPMNAVIGFTHLLLQQNPAPEQEKYLNYLKYSAENLLILINDILDFSKIEAGKIELEEVEFNVRTLLENIRSGSNQNAEDKGIDIQLVIDDALDVTLIGDPVRLGQIMTNLVSNAVKFTEKGRIVVSAMQTARTSTHLTIDFKVSDTGIGIPPEKVANIFDSFTQASSDTTRKYGGSGLGLAITKKLLELQNSTISVRSEQGSGSTFFFTLTFPVSKKQMEQQVRKNGTDTDLSGMRLLIVEDNAVNIFLMKNFMKQWRADYDVAENGRIALEKVQETDYDLVLMDLQMPEMDGYEATAKIRSLPDPKYLRLPIIALTASAMLDIKDTAFEVGMNDYVSKPFNPADLFAKISFYLRPEQ, from the coding sequence ATGAAATCGAAGTTTACCTATGAGGCGCTTGAAATGGTCATCAATGGGATCCATGCGGGTGTTTGGGACTGGGATTTTGTAACTGACAAACAAGTCTGGTCTGACCAGTTTTACCAATTACTTCAATACGAACCTGAGGATATAGTACCTGGTTATCAGTCATTTCTGAAAAATCTGGTACACCCCAGCGACATTGCTGCGGTAGAAGCTTCCATCGCGAATACGCTGGCTACTCAGGAGCCCTATCAGGCGAAGGTTCGGCTTAAAACAAAGCATGCGGGCTACCGGTATTTTTTCTGCACGGGTACCCCCAAATTTGAAGGAGGCAAACCCTCACATTTGGTGGGTGCGATCATCGATATTCACGAAAGAATCGCCCTCGAAGAAAAGCTGATCAAGAACGAAAACCTGCTGAAAGAAGCAGGAAGCCTGGCCAAGGTTGGTGCCTGGGAGCTGGATGTGCAGACGAAGGAAGTAACATGGTCGAGTGAGATTTATGACATTCATGAACTGGACGAAAGTACCGAGCCCGACCTTTTGAATGCGCTCAGCTACTACAAGCCCTGGTCGCGCCCGATCATGGAGGAAGCGATTCAGCAGGCATTTGAGGAAGGAAAACCCTGGGACCTGAAACTCTGGATGGAAACCGCCAAGGGGCGCGACAAGTGGGTCAGGACGATCGGTAAGGTCACTTTCGAACTCGGCAAGCCTGTCAAACTGTATGGTGTTTTGCAGGACCTGACGGAGAGTAAAACAGCTGAGGAAAAGCTTAGCGTAATTTTTCAATACTCCACCGATGCCCAGCTGCTGCTGGACGAGACGGGGATCATCGACTGCAACCAGGCAGCGGTAAAAATGCTGCGCTGCAAGGATAAAATTGAAATACTCTCGTCGCATCCGGCCCGCTTTTCACCGGAGTACCAGCCCGATGGCCGGCGCTCCGTTGAAAAAGCAATTGAAATGGACCGGATTGCCTATGCAGATGGCTACAACCGGTTTGAATGGATCCATAAACGCTCCGGCGGCGAGGAGTTTCCGGTAGAAGTTACGCTGAACCCGGTTCATGTGAATAATAAAAGGGTACTGCTGGTTGTATGGCACGACATCAGCGACCGGAAGGCTGCGGAAGCGCAGATCAGGCGGAGTGAAGCCATGCTCGCTGAATCACAGGAACTTACCCATAGCGGCAGCTGGGAATCGGACCTGGTGACGGGCGAAAATCACTGGTCCAATGAAACATTCAGGATCTTTGGGCTGCAACCGCGCAGGACCGGGCCGGATACCGCGGAGTTTTCCAATATGATTCACCCGGACGATCGTGAAACCTATCAATTGCACATCCGGAATGCCATTACCCAGCAGATACCAGCCAATTTTGACCTGCGCATTGTATTGCCGGATGGTCAGGTGAAGTTTATCCATGCGATCGGGAAGCCGATTACGGATGCTTCGGGCAGGGTGGTAAAACTGTACGGGGCGATTATGGACATTAATGAGCAGAAGAAAGCGGAGCAGGAACTGATCAAAGCCAAAGAACAGGCTGAGATGGCGGCCGTAGCCAAGTCGCAGTTTCTCTCGACCATGAGCCACGAAATCCGCACACCGATGAACGCGGTGATCGGGTTCACCCACTTGCTATTGCAGCAAAACCCTGCTCCTGAGCAGGAAAAGTACCTTAACTACCTGAAATATTCGGCCGAAAACCTCCTCATCCTGATCAACGATATCCTGGATTTCAGCAAGATCGAAGCGGGAAAAATTGAACTGGAAGAAGTGGAGTTCAACGTCAGGACGCTGCTTGAAAACATACGCTCGGGAAGTAACCAGAATGCTGAGGATAAGGGCATTGATATCCAGCTGGTGATTGATGACGCACTGGATGTGACGCTCATCGGGGATCCGGTACGTCTCGGTCAGATCATGACGAACCTGGTCAGTAATGCGGTGAAATTTACAGAAAAAGGCAGGATTGTCGTGTCGGCCATGCAGACTGCAAGAACATCCACGCACCTGACGATTGACTTTAAGGTAAGTGATACCGGCATAGGCATACCACCCGAGAAAGTGGCTAACATTTTTGACAGCTTTACACAGGCCAGCTCCGATACCACCCGCAAATACGGCGGCTCCGGTCTGGGCCTCGCCATTACCAAAAAGCTGCTCGAATTACAGAACAGTACCATCAGCGTTCGGAGTGAGCAAGGCAGCGGGTCAACCTTCTTTTTTACACTTACTTTCCCGGTAAGTAAAAAGCAGATGGAGCAGCAGGTCAGAAAAAACGGCACAGATACCGACCTCAGCGGTATGCGCCTGCTGATCGTGGAAGACAATGCGGTCAATATCTTCCTGATGAAAAACTTTATGAAACAATGGAGGGCCGATTATGATGTAGCCGAAAACGGGAGGATTGCTCTTGAAAAGGTACAGGAAACAGATTACGACCTCGTACTGATGGACCTGCAGATGCCCGAAATGGATGGATATGAAGCAACGGCCAAAATCAGGAGCCTGCCTGACCCCAAATACCTGCGCCTGCCGATCATCGCCCTGACGGCCTCTGCGATGCTGGATATCAAAGACACTGCGTTTGAAGTGGGGATGAACGATTACGTGAGTAAACCCTTCAACCCGGCTGATCTTTTTGCTAAAATCAGCTTCTACCTCAGGCCGGAGCAATAG
- a CDS encoding alpha-amylase family glycosyl hydrolase: MEQVIAQPAVASEYLWWQHGIIYQIYPRSFQDADGDGIGDLKGVISRLDYLQSLGIDCVWLSPVYPSPMADFGYDISDYEGIHPIFGTMEDFDELLTEVHARGMKLLLDLVPNHTSDQHPWFLESRSSRDNAKRDWYIWHDGKPDGSLPNNWLSVFGGHAWEWDEKTGQYYYHAFLKEQPDLNWRNPEVQQAMLDVMRFWLDKGIDGFRVDVMWHMIKDKQLRDNPPAPESPYNAGDLIYDHYIPVYSTDQPEVHDIVRMMRSLVDEYNERVLIGEIYLPIHKLVTYYGQDNKGAHLPFNFQLLTLPWEAPQIAAAIDEYEGALPENGWPNWVLGNHDKPRIASRVGLAQARVAALMLLTLRGTPTIYYGEEIGMRDVAIPMNEVVDPQGLNMPELNVSRDPARTPMQWSGEINAGFSAHKPWLRLPYNSGRVNVEAQLKDPYSMLSFYKKLIGIRKSQPALNVGSYQPVFADQQLVSYVREYGNDRFLIILNLSHRPAYFRPKGRNFEGTIILGTEYERTGMQVGDIITVGGDEGLLIRLT; this comes from the coding sequence ATGGAGCAGGTAATTGCGCAGCCTGCCGTGGCTTCCGAATACCTTTGGTGGCAGCACGGCATTATTTACCAGATTTATCCCCGGTCTTTCCAGGACGCTGACGGGGATGGTATCGGCGATCTCAAAGGAGTCATCAGCCGTCTTGATTACCTGCAATCCCTCGGGATTGATTGCGTATGGTTGTCTCCGGTGTACCCCTCTCCCATGGCCGACTTTGGGTACGACATTTCGGACTATGAGGGCATACATCCGATTTTTGGGACGATGGAGGACTTTGACGAACTGCTGACAGAGGTACATGCCCGCGGCATGAAGCTCCTGCTCGATTTGGTTCCGAACCATACTTCCGACCAGCACCCGTGGTTTCTGGAAAGCCGTTCGTCGCGCGATAATGCCAAGCGGGACTGGTACATCTGGCATGACGGTAAACCAGACGGCTCATTGCCCAATAACTGGCTGAGCGTATTTGGCGGACATGCCTGGGAATGGGATGAAAAAACCGGCCAATACTACTATCATGCATTTCTGAAAGAGCAGCCTGACCTTAACTGGCGCAATCCGGAAGTGCAGCAGGCGATGCTTGACGTGATGCGATTCTGGCTGGATAAAGGTATTGACGGATTCAGGGTGGATGTGATGTGGCACATGATCAAGGACAAGCAGCTGCGGGACAATCCTCCCGCTCCAGAATCTCCGTACAATGCCGGCGACCTGATCTATGATCATTACATACCGGTATACTCGACCGACCAGCCCGAAGTACATGATATTGTGCGGATGATGCGCAGCCTGGTCGATGAATACAATGAGCGCGTGCTGATCGGGGAAATTTACCTGCCGATCCACAAGCTGGTGACTTATTACGGTCAGGATAACAAAGGAGCACACCTGCCTTTTAATTTCCAGCTGCTTACGCTTCCCTGGGAGGCGCCGCAGATTGCAGCGGCAATCGACGAGTACGAAGGAGCGCTTCCTGAAAATGGCTGGCCCAACTGGGTACTCGGTAATCACGACAAGCCCAGGATTGCCAGCAGAGTCGGGTTGGCGCAGGCGAGGGTTGCCGCATTGATGCTGCTGACGCTGCGGGGTACCCCTACGATTTATTACGGGGAAGAAATCGGCATGCGCGACGTAGCAATTCCGATGAATGAGGTGGTGGACCCGCAGGGGCTGAATATGCCCGAGCTGAATGTAAGCCGCGATCCGGCGCGTACGCCCATGCAGTGGAGCGGGGAGATCAATGCAGGTTTCTCGGCCCATAAGCCCTGGCTGCGGCTTCCTTATAATTCGGGAAGGGTAAATGTGGAAGCCCAGCTGAAAGATCCCTATTCCATGCTTTCATTTTACAAAAAGCTGATAGGAATCAGAAAGTCGCAGCCGGCCCTGAATGTGGGAAGCTACCAGCCTGTATTTGCAGATCAGCAGCTGGTATCCTACGTCCGTGAGTATGGTAACGACCGGTTCCTCATTATTTTGAACCTCAGCCACCGGCCAGCTTATTTCAGACCCAAAGGGCGGAATTTTGAAGGAACGATCATCCTTGGCACAGAATATGAACGCACCGGCATGCAGGTAGGTGATATCATCACCGTCGGCGGAGATGAAGGCCTGCTGATCCGGCTAACATAG
- a CDS encoding Crp/Fnr family transcriptional regulator yields the protein MPFSSEDLALFNALLQYKTCPKKTFLLLEGEVCQFEAFILKGCIRTYYIDSTGAEVTLQFAIEDWWVSDITSFQQQTPSHMYIETLEDCELLMLSPENKEQLLAGVPGFERMFRLMVQRNLAQTQERLFRTIATTAVEKYLDFLNRYPAIPQRVSQHYIASYLGFTPEFLSKVRRKLSNDKT from the coding sequence ATGCCGTTTTCGTCAGAAGACCTTGCGCTCTTTAATGCACTCCTGCAATACAAGACCTGCCCTAAAAAGACATTTCTGCTCCTGGAAGGGGAAGTATGCCAGTTTGAGGCATTCATCCTGAAAGGCTGTATCCGTACCTATTATATCGACAGTACCGGAGCGGAGGTAACGTTGCAGTTTGCCATTGAAGACTGGTGGGTGAGTGATATCACGAGCTTTCAGCAGCAGACACCCAGCCACATGTATATTGAAACACTTGAAGATTGCGAACTGCTTATGCTGTCGCCTGAAAACAAGGAGCAGCTGCTGGCCGGGGTGCCCGGCTTTGAACGCATGTTCAGGCTGATGGTGCAGCGGAACCTTGCCCAAACCCAGGAGCGGCTTTTCAGGACCATTGCGACTACCGCAGTAGAGAAATACCTTGATTTTCTCAATCGTTACCCGGCGATCCCGCAGCGGGTTTCGCAGCATTACATTGCCTCGTACCTCGGATTTACGCCTGAATTCCTGAGTAAGGTACGCCGGAAGTTAAGTAATGATAAAACGTAG
- a CDS encoding alpha/beta hydrolase produces the protein MYTHTKQVITSGVPLAEAEKAIVMLHGRGGSARDIISLNKLLHLEKMAIVAPQANNSSWYPYSFMAPESQNQPALDSAVSVIEQVVKDVEAAGIEQSNIYFAGFSQGACLTLEYVARHAQRYGGVIALTGGLIGEQLVEERYTGDFAGTPVFISTGDPDPHVPVSRVKESVAVLERLNAFVTYAIYPGRPHNISAEEIRLANTHILA, from the coding sequence ATGTACACCCACACCAAACAGGTGATTACCTCAGGCGTGCCGCTCGCAGAAGCCGAAAAGGCTATTGTGATGCTGCACGGCCGGGGCGGGTCTGCCCGGGATATTATCTCGCTCAACAAGCTCCTGCATCTTGAAAAGATGGCGATTGTAGCACCTCAGGCCAATAACAGCAGCTGGTATCCGTACAGCTTCATGGCACCAGAAAGCCAGAACCAGCCCGCGCTTGATTCGGCTGTTTCGGTTATTGAGCAGGTGGTAAAGGATGTGGAAGCTGCCGGCATTGAGCAGAGCAACATTTACTTTGCCGGTTTTTCGCAGGGAGCCTGTCTGACGCTGGAATATGTCGCACGTCACGCGCAGCGCTACGGAGGAGTGATTGCGCTTACCGGCGGGCTCATCGGCGAGCAGCTCGTCGAGGAGCGTTACACAGGTGATTTTGCCGGTACTCCGGTATTTATTTCCACCGGCGATCCCGACCCGCATGTTCCGGTAAGCCGGGTAAAGGAAAGTGTCGCTGTGCTGGAGAGGCTGAATGCATTTGTAACTTATGCGATCTATCCCGGACGTCCCCATAATATCTCGGCGGAGGAGATCAGGCTGGCCAATACACATATCCTTGCGTAA